A region of Lepus europaeus isolate LE1 chromosome 2, mLepTim1.pri, whole genome shotgun sequence DNA encodes the following proteins:
- the ECE2 gene encoding endothelin-converting enzyme 2 isoform X3, giving the protein MNVALQELGGGGGGGGGNMVEYKRATLRDEDAPETPVEGGASPDAVEVGKGVLPCSAGPSPGVTPGPLRSSGLFWRVACPHPPPLHLGPLCAGTMVGFRKATRQLLGSRTPLELSLAGVSLLLAALLVGCLVALGVQYHRDPSHSTCLTEACIRVAGKILESLDRRVSPCDDFYQFSCGGWIRRNPLPDGRSRWNTFNSLWDQNQAILKHLLENSTFNSSSEAERKTQRFYLSCLQVERIEELGAQPLRDLIDKIGGWNITGPWDQDNFMEVLKAVAGTYRATPFFTVYISADSKSSNSNVIQVDQSGLFLPSRDYYLNRTANEKVLTAYLDYMEELGLLLGGGPSSTREQMQQVLELEIQLANITVPQDQRRDEEKIYHKMSISELQALAPSMDWLEFLSFLLSPLELGDSEPVVVYGTDYLQQVSELINRTQPSVLNNYLIWNLVQKTTSSLDRRFESAQEKLLETLYGTKKSCLPRWQTCISNTDDALGFALGSLFVKATFDRQSKEIAEGMISEIRTAFEEALEQLVWMDEKTRQAAKEKADAIYDMIGFPDFILEPKELDDVYDGYEVSEDSFFQNMLNLYNFSAKVMADQLRKPPSRDQWSMTPQTVNAYYLPTKNEIVFPAGILQAPFYARNHPKALNFGGIGVVMGHELTHAFDDQGREYDKEGNLRPWWQNASLAAFRNHTACMEEQYNQYQINGERLNGRQTLGENIADNGGLKAAYNAYKAWLRKHGEEQQLPAVGLNNHQLFFVGFAQVWCSVRTPESSHEGLVTDPHSPARFRVLGTLSNSRDFLRHFGCPVGSPMNPGQLCEVW; this is encoded by the exons ATGAACGTCGCGCTGCAGGagctgggcggcggcggcggcggaggcggcggcaaC ATGGTGGAGTACAAGCGGGCCACGCTTCGGGATGAAGACGCACCCGAGACCCCCGTAGAGGGCGGGGCCTCCCCGGACGCCGTGGAGGTGGGCAAGGGGGTCCTCCCGTGCTCagcaggccccagccctggcgtGACGCCTGGCCCACTCAGGAGCTCTGGGCTGTTCTGGAGGGTCGcctgcccccacccacctccGCTCCATCTCGGGCCTCTCTGCGCTGGGACTATG GTGGGATTCCGCAAGGCGACGCGACAACTCCTGGGCTCGCGCACGCCGCTGGAGCTGTCGCTGGCCGGGGTCTCTCTACTGCTGGCGGCGCTGCTTGTGGGCTGCCTGGTGGCGCTGGGGGTCCAGTACCACAGAG ACCCATCCCACAGCACCTGTCTCACCGAGGCCTGCATCCGAGTGGCTGGGAAAATCCTGGAGTCCCTGGACCGCAGGGTGAGCCCCTGCGACGACTTTTACCAGTTCTCCTGCGGAGGCTGGATTCGGAGGAACCCCCTGCCCGATGGGCGTTCTCGCTGGAACACCTTCAACAGCctctgggaccagaaccaggccATACTGAAGCACCTGCTGG AAAACAGCACCTTCAACTCCAGCAGCGAAGCCGAGCGGAAGACACAGCGCTTCTACCTGTCCTGCCTGCAGGTGGAGCGCATcgaggagctgggagcccagccccTGCGAGACCTCATTGACAAG ATCGGTGGCTGGAACATCACGGGGCCCTGGGACCAGGATAACTTCATGGAGGTGCTGAAGGCAGTAGCGGGGACCTACAGGGCCACCCCATTCTTCACCGTCTACATCAGTGCCGACTCTAAGAGTTCCAACAGCAATGTCATCCAg GTGGACCAGTCCGGGCTCTTTCTGCCCTCTCGCGATTACTACTTAAACAGAACCGCCAACGAGAAA GTGCTCACTGCCTACCTGGACTAcatggaggagctggggctgctgctgggcgGAGGGCCAAGCTCCACGCGGGAGCAGATGCAGCAGGTGCTGGAGCTCGAGATCCAACTGGCCAACATCACTGTGCCCCAGGACCAGCGCCGCGATGAGGAGAAGATCTATCACAAGATGAGCATCTCGGAGCTGCAG GCTCTGGCACCCTCCATGGactggctggagttcctgtcGTTCTTGCTGTCACCGTTGGAGCTGGGGGACTCGGAGCCTGTGGTGGTATATGGGACTGACTATTTGCAGCAGGTGTCAGAGCTCATCAACCGCACACAGCCAAG TGTGCTGAACAACTACCTGATCTGGAACCTGGTGCAGAAGACAACCTCCAGCCTCGACCGACGCTTTGAGTCTGCCCAGGAGAAGTTGCTGGAGACCCTCTATGGCACCAAGAAG TCCTGCCTGCCGAGGTGGCAGACCTGCATCTCCAACACAGACGACGCCCTTGGCTTTGCTCTGGGCTCCCTCTTTGTGAAGGCCACGTTTGACCGGCAAAGCAAGGAAATT GCAGAAGGGATGATCAGCGAAATCCGGACTGCCTTTGAGGAGGCCCTGGAACAGCTGGTTTGGATGGATGAGAAGACCCGCCAGGCAGCCAAGGAGAAA GCAGATGCCATCTATGATATGATCGGCTTCCCAGACTTCATCCTGGAGCCCAAAGAGCTGGATGATGTTTACGATGGG TACGAAGTCTCTGAAGATTCCTTCTTCCAAAACATGTTGAATTTGTACAACTTTTCCGCTAAGGTGATGGCTGACCAGCTGCGCAAGCCTCCTAGTCGAGACCA GTGGAGCATGACGCCCCAGACGGTGAACGCCTACTACCTGCCAACCAAGAACGAAATTGTCTTCCCTGCTGGCATCCTGCAGGCCCCCTTCTATGCCCGCAACCATCCCAA GGCCCTGAACTTTGGTGGCATTGGTGTGGTCATGGGCCACGAATTGACACATGCCTTTGATGACCAAG GGCGCGAATATGACAAGGAAGGGAACCTGCGGCCCTGGTGGCAGAACGCGTCACTGGCGGCCTTTCGGAACCACACAGCCTGCATGGAGGAGCAGTACAACCAGTACCAGATCAACGGCGAGAGGCTCAACGGCCGCCAGACACTGGGAGAGAACATCGCCGACAACGGGGGGCTGAAGGCCGCCTACAAT GCTTACAAAGCGTGGCTGAGAAAGCACGGTGAGGAGCAGCAGCTGCCGGCCGTGGGCCTCAACAACCACCAGCTCTTCTTTGTGGGATTCGCCCAG GTGTGGTGCTCGGTCCGCACACCAGAGAGCTCTCACGAGGGGCTGGTGACCgacccccacagccctgcccgctTCCGCGTGCTGGGCACCCTCTCCAACTCCCGTGACTTCCTGCGGCACTTCGGCTGCCCTGTGGGCTCCCCCATGAACCCAGGGCAGCTGTGTGAGGTGTGGTAG
- the ECE2 gene encoding endothelin-converting enzyme 2 isoform X4, translated as MNVALQELGGGGGGGGGNMVEYKRATLRDEDAPETPVEGGASPDAVEVGFRKATRQLLGSRTPLELSLAGVSLLLAALLVGCLVALGVQYHRDPSHSTCLTEACIRVAGKILESLDRRVSPCDDFYQFSCGGWIRRNPLPDGRSRWNTFNSLWDQNQAILKHLLENSTFNSSSEAERKTQRFYLSCLQVERIEELGAQPLRDLIDKIGGWNITGPWDQDNFMEVLKAVAGTYRATPFFTVYISADSKSSNSNVIQVDQSGLFLPSRDYYLNRTANEKVLTAYLDYMEELGLLLGGGPSSTREQMQQVLELEIQLANITVPQDQRRDEEKIYHKMSISELQALAPSMDWLEFLSFLLSPLELGDSEPVVVYGTDYLQQVSELINRTQPSVLNNYLIWNLVQKTTSSLDRRFESAQEKLLETLYGTKKSCLPRWQTCISNTDDALGFALGSLFVKATFDRQSKEIAEGMISEIRTAFEEALEQLVWMDEKTRQAAKEKADAIYDMIGFPDFILEPKELDDVYDGYEVSEDSFFQNMLNLYNFSAKVMADQLRKPPSRDQWSMTPQTVNAYYLPTKNEIVFPAGILQAPFYARNHPKALNFGGIGVVMGHELTHAFDDQGREYDKEGNLRPWWQNASLAAFRNHTACMEEQYNQYQINGERLNGRQTLGENIADNGGLKAAYNAYKAWLRKHGEEQQLPAVGLNNHQLFFVGFAQVWCSVRTPESSHEGLVTDPHSPARFRVLGTLSNSRDFLRHFGCPVGSPMNPGQLCEVW; from the exons ATGAACGTCGCGCTGCAGGagctgggcggcggcggcggcggaggcggcggcaaC ATGGTGGAGTACAAGCGGGCCACGCTTCGGGATGAAGACGCACCCGAGACCCCCGTAGAGGGCGGGGCCTCCCCGGACGCCGTGGAG GTGGGATTCCGCAAGGCGACGCGACAACTCCTGGGCTCGCGCACGCCGCTGGAGCTGTCGCTGGCCGGGGTCTCTCTACTGCTGGCGGCGCTGCTTGTGGGCTGCCTGGTGGCGCTGGGGGTCCAGTACCACAGAG ACCCATCCCACAGCACCTGTCTCACCGAGGCCTGCATCCGAGTGGCTGGGAAAATCCTGGAGTCCCTGGACCGCAGGGTGAGCCCCTGCGACGACTTTTACCAGTTCTCCTGCGGAGGCTGGATTCGGAGGAACCCCCTGCCCGATGGGCGTTCTCGCTGGAACACCTTCAACAGCctctgggaccagaaccaggccATACTGAAGCACCTGCTGG AAAACAGCACCTTCAACTCCAGCAGCGAAGCCGAGCGGAAGACACAGCGCTTCTACCTGTCCTGCCTGCAGGTGGAGCGCATcgaggagctgggagcccagccccTGCGAGACCTCATTGACAAG ATCGGTGGCTGGAACATCACGGGGCCCTGGGACCAGGATAACTTCATGGAGGTGCTGAAGGCAGTAGCGGGGACCTACAGGGCCACCCCATTCTTCACCGTCTACATCAGTGCCGACTCTAAGAGTTCCAACAGCAATGTCATCCAg GTGGACCAGTCCGGGCTCTTTCTGCCCTCTCGCGATTACTACTTAAACAGAACCGCCAACGAGAAA GTGCTCACTGCCTACCTGGACTAcatggaggagctggggctgctgctgggcgGAGGGCCAAGCTCCACGCGGGAGCAGATGCAGCAGGTGCTGGAGCTCGAGATCCAACTGGCCAACATCACTGTGCCCCAGGACCAGCGCCGCGATGAGGAGAAGATCTATCACAAGATGAGCATCTCGGAGCTGCAG GCTCTGGCACCCTCCATGGactggctggagttcctgtcGTTCTTGCTGTCACCGTTGGAGCTGGGGGACTCGGAGCCTGTGGTGGTATATGGGACTGACTATTTGCAGCAGGTGTCAGAGCTCATCAACCGCACACAGCCAAG TGTGCTGAACAACTACCTGATCTGGAACCTGGTGCAGAAGACAACCTCCAGCCTCGACCGACGCTTTGAGTCTGCCCAGGAGAAGTTGCTGGAGACCCTCTATGGCACCAAGAAG TCCTGCCTGCCGAGGTGGCAGACCTGCATCTCCAACACAGACGACGCCCTTGGCTTTGCTCTGGGCTCCCTCTTTGTGAAGGCCACGTTTGACCGGCAAAGCAAGGAAATT GCAGAAGGGATGATCAGCGAAATCCGGACTGCCTTTGAGGAGGCCCTGGAACAGCTGGTTTGGATGGATGAGAAGACCCGCCAGGCAGCCAAGGAGAAA GCAGATGCCATCTATGATATGATCGGCTTCCCAGACTTCATCCTGGAGCCCAAAGAGCTGGATGATGTTTACGATGGG TACGAAGTCTCTGAAGATTCCTTCTTCCAAAACATGTTGAATTTGTACAACTTTTCCGCTAAGGTGATGGCTGACCAGCTGCGCAAGCCTCCTAGTCGAGACCA GTGGAGCATGACGCCCCAGACGGTGAACGCCTACTACCTGCCAACCAAGAACGAAATTGTCTTCCCTGCTGGCATCCTGCAGGCCCCCTTCTATGCCCGCAACCATCCCAA GGCCCTGAACTTTGGTGGCATTGGTGTGGTCATGGGCCACGAATTGACACATGCCTTTGATGACCAAG GGCGCGAATATGACAAGGAAGGGAACCTGCGGCCCTGGTGGCAGAACGCGTCACTGGCGGCCTTTCGGAACCACACAGCCTGCATGGAGGAGCAGTACAACCAGTACCAGATCAACGGCGAGAGGCTCAACGGCCGCCAGACACTGGGAGAGAACATCGCCGACAACGGGGGGCTGAAGGCCGCCTACAAT GCTTACAAAGCGTGGCTGAGAAAGCACGGTGAGGAGCAGCAGCTGCCGGCCGTGGGCCTCAACAACCACCAGCTCTTCTTTGTGGGATTCGCCCAG GTGTGGTGCTCGGTCCGCACACCAGAGAGCTCTCACGAGGGGCTGGTGACCgacccccacagccctgcccgctTCCGCGTGCTGGGCACCCTCTCCAACTCCCGTGACTTCCTGCGGCACTTCGGCTGCCCTGTGGGCTCCCCCATGAACCCAGGGCAGCTGTGTGAGGTGTGGTAG
- the ECE2 gene encoding endothelin-converting enzyme 2 isoform X5, with protein sequence MNVALQELGGGGGGGGGNVGFRKATRQLLGSRTPLELSLAGVSLLLAALLVGCLVALGVQYHRDPSHSTCLTEACIRVAGKILESLDRRVSPCDDFYQFSCGGWIRRNPLPDGRSRWNTFNSLWDQNQAILKHLLENSTFNSSSEAERKTQRFYLSCLQVERIEELGAQPLRDLIDKIGGWNITGPWDQDNFMEVLKAVAGTYRATPFFTVYISADSKSSNSNVIQVDQSGLFLPSRDYYLNRTANEKVLTAYLDYMEELGLLLGGGPSSTREQMQQVLELEIQLANITVPQDQRRDEEKIYHKMSISELQALAPSMDWLEFLSFLLSPLELGDSEPVVVYGTDYLQQVSELINRTQPSVLNNYLIWNLVQKTTSSLDRRFESAQEKLLETLYGTKKSCLPRWQTCISNTDDALGFALGSLFVKATFDRQSKEIAEGMISEIRTAFEEALEQLVWMDEKTRQAAKEKADAIYDMIGFPDFILEPKELDDVYDGYEVSEDSFFQNMLNLYNFSAKVMADQLRKPPSRDQWSMTPQTVNAYYLPTKNEIVFPAGILQAPFYARNHPKALNFGGIGVVMGHELTHAFDDQGREYDKEGNLRPWWQNASLAAFRNHTACMEEQYNQYQINGERLNGRQTLGENIADNGGLKAAYNAYKAWLRKHGEEQQLPAVGLNNHQLFFVGFAQVWCSVRTPESSHEGLVTDPHSPARFRVLGTLSNSRDFLRHFGCPVGSPMNPGQLCEVW encoded by the exons ATGAACGTCGCGCTGCAGGagctgggcggcggcggcggcggaggcggcggcaaC GTGGGATTCCGCAAGGCGACGCGACAACTCCTGGGCTCGCGCACGCCGCTGGAGCTGTCGCTGGCCGGGGTCTCTCTACTGCTGGCGGCGCTGCTTGTGGGCTGCCTGGTGGCGCTGGGGGTCCAGTACCACAGAG ACCCATCCCACAGCACCTGTCTCACCGAGGCCTGCATCCGAGTGGCTGGGAAAATCCTGGAGTCCCTGGACCGCAGGGTGAGCCCCTGCGACGACTTTTACCAGTTCTCCTGCGGAGGCTGGATTCGGAGGAACCCCCTGCCCGATGGGCGTTCTCGCTGGAACACCTTCAACAGCctctgggaccagaaccaggccATACTGAAGCACCTGCTGG AAAACAGCACCTTCAACTCCAGCAGCGAAGCCGAGCGGAAGACACAGCGCTTCTACCTGTCCTGCCTGCAGGTGGAGCGCATcgaggagctgggagcccagccccTGCGAGACCTCATTGACAAG ATCGGTGGCTGGAACATCACGGGGCCCTGGGACCAGGATAACTTCATGGAGGTGCTGAAGGCAGTAGCGGGGACCTACAGGGCCACCCCATTCTTCACCGTCTACATCAGTGCCGACTCTAAGAGTTCCAACAGCAATGTCATCCAg GTGGACCAGTCCGGGCTCTTTCTGCCCTCTCGCGATTACTACTTAAACAGAACCGCCAACGAGAAA GTGCTCACTGCCTACCTGGACTAcatggaggagctggggctgctgctgggcgGAGGGCCAAGCTCCACGCGGGAGCAGATGCAGCAGGTGCTGGAGCTCGAGATCCAACTGGCCAACATCACTGTGCCCCAGGACCAGCGCCGCGATGAGGAGAAGATCTATCACAAGATGAGCATCTCGGAGCTGCAG GCTCTGGCACCCTCCATGGactggctggagttcctgtcGTTCTTGCTGTCACCGTTGGAGCTGGGGGACTCGGAGCCTGTGGTGGTATATGGGACTGACTATTTGCAGCAGGTGTCAGAGCTCATCAACCGCACACAGCCAAG TGTGCTGAACAACTACCTGATCTGGAACCTGGTGCAGAAGACAACCTCCAGCCTCGACCGACGCTTTGAGTCTGCCCAGGAGAAGTTGCTGGAGACCCTCTATGGCACCAAGAAG TCCTGCCTGCCGAGGTGGCAGACCTGCATCTCCAACACAGACGACGCCCTTGGCTTTGCTCTGGGCTCCCTCTTTGTGAAGGCCACGTTTGACCGGCAAAGCAAGGAAATT GCAGAAGGGATGATCAGCGAAATCCGGACTGCCTTTGAGGAGGCCCTGGAACAGCTGGTTTGGATGGATGAGAAGACCCGCCAGGCAGCCAAGGAGAAA GCAGATGCCATCTATGATATGATCGGCTTCCCAGACTTCATCCTGGAGCCCAAAGAGCTGGATGATGTTTACGATGGG TACGAAGTCTCTGAAGATTCCTTCTTCCAAAACATGTTGAATTTGTACAACTTTTCCGCTAAGGTGATGGCTGACCAGCTGCGCAAGCCTCCTAGTCGAGACCA GTGGAGCATGACGCCCCAGACGGTGAACGCCTACTACCTGCCAACCAAGAACGAAATTGTCTTCCCTGCTGGCATCCTGCAGGCCCCCTTCTATGCCCGCAACCATCCCAA GGCCCTGAACTTTGGTGGCATTGGTGTGGTCATGGGCCACGAATTGACACATGCCTTTGATGACCAAG GGCGCGAATATGACAAGGAAGGGAACCTGCGGCCCTGGTGGCAGAACGCGTCACTGGCGGCCTTTCGGAACCACACAGCCTGCATGGAGGAGCAGTACAACCAGTACCAGATCAACGGCGAGAGGCTCAACGGCCGCCAGACACTGGGAGAGAACATCGCCGACAACGGGGGGCTGAAGGCCGCCTACAAT GCTTACAAAGCGTGGCTGAGAAAGCACGGTGAGGAGCAGCAGCTGCCGGCCGTGGGCCTCAACAACCACCAGCTCTTCTTTGTGGGATTCGCCCAG GTGTGGTGCTCGGTCCGCACACCAGAGAGCTCTCACGAGGGGCTGGTGACCgacccccacagccctgcccgctTCCGCGTGCTGGGCACCCTCTCCAACTCCCGTGACTTCCTGCGGCACTTCGGCTGCCCTGTGGGCTCCCCCATGAACCCAGGGCAGCTGTGTGAGGTGTGGTAG
- the PSMD2 gene encoding 26S proteasome non-ATPase regulatory subunit 2: MEEGGRDKAPVQPQQPPATAPGGADEKSSGKERRDAGDKDKEQELSEEDKQLQDELEMLVERLGEKDTSLYRPALEELRRQIRSSTTSMTSVPKPLKFLRPHYGKLKEIYENMAPGENKRFAADIISVLAMTMSGERECLKYRLVGSQEELASWGHEYVRHLAGEVAKEWQELDDAEKAQREPLLTLVKEIVPYNMAHNAEHEACDLLMEIEQVDMLEKDIDENAYAKVCLYLTSCVNYVPEPENSALLRCALGVFRKFSRFPEALRLALMLNDMELVEDIFTSCKDVVVQKQMAFMLGRHGVFLELSEDVEEYEDLTEIMSNVQLNSNFLALARELDIMEPKVPDDIYKTHLENNRFGGSGSQVDSARMNLASSFVNGFVNAAFGQDKLLTDDGNKWLYKNKDHGMLSAAASLGMILLWDVDGGLTQIDKYLYSSEDYIKSGALLACGIVNSGVRNECDPALALLSDYVLHNSNTMRLGSIFGLGLAYAGSNREDVLTLLLPVMGDSKSSMEVAGVTALACGMIAVGSCNGDVTSTILQTIMEKSETELKDTYARWLPLGLGLNHLGKGEAIEAILAALEVVSEPFRSFANTLVDVCAYAGSGNVLKVQQLLHICSEHFDSKEKEEDKDKKEKKDKDKKEAPADMGAHQGVAVLGIALIAMGEEIGAEMALRTFGHLLRYGEPTLRRAVPLALALISVSNPRLNILDTLSKFSHDADPEVSYNSIFAMGMVGSGTNNARLAAMLRQLAQYHAKDPNNLFMVRLAQGLTHLGKGTLTLCPYHSDRQLMSQVAVAGLLTVLVSFLDVRNIILGKSHYVLYGLVAAMQPRMLVTFDEELRPLPVSVRVGQAVDVVGQAGKPKTITGFQTHTTPVLLAHGERAELATEEFLPVTPILEGFVILRKNPNYDL, translated from the exons atgGAGGAGGGTGGCCGGGACAAGGCTCCGgtgcagccccagcagcccccagcgaCGGCCCCCGGTGGCGCGGATGAGAAGTCGAGCGGCAAGGAGCGGCGGGATGCCGGGGACaaggacaaagagcaggagctg TCTGAGGAGGACAAACAGCTCCAGGATGAACTGGAGATGCTCGTGGAACGCCTGGGG GAGAAAGACACATCCCTGTACCGACCAGCCCTGGAGGAGTTGCGGAGGCAGATTCGGTCTTCTACAACGTCCATGACGTCGGTGCCCAAACCTCTCAAATTCCTGCGGCCACACTATGGCAAGCTGAAGGAAATCTACGAGAACATGGCCCCTGGGGAGAATAAG CGTTTCGCAGCTGACATCATCTCCGTTTTGGCCATGACCATGAGTGGGGAGCGAGAGTGCCTCAAGTATCGGCTGGTGGGCTCCCAGGAGGAACTGGCTTCATGGGGTCATGAATATGTCAG GCATCTGGCAGGAGAAGTGGCTAAGGAGTGGCAGGAGTTGGATGATGCCgagaaggcacagagagagccGCTGCTTACCCTGGTGAAGGAGATTGTTCCCTACAACATGGCTCACAACGCGGAACATGAGGCCTGTGACCTGCTCATGGAAATTGAGCAGGTGGACATGCTGGAAAAGGACATTGATGAGAACGCATATGCGAAGGTCTGCCTCTATCTCACCAG ttgTGTGAATTATGTACCTGAGCCTGAGAACTCTGCCCTGCTGCGTTGTGCCTTGGGTGTCTTCCGAAAGTTTAGCCGCTTCCCGGAAGCTCTGAGATTGGCACTGATGCTCAATGACATGGAGCTGGTAGAAGACATCTTCACTTCCTGCAAGGATGT GGTAGTACAGAAGCAGATGGCGTTCATGCTGGGCCGGCATGGAGTGTTCTTGGAGCTGAGTGAAGATGTAGAGGAATATGAGGACCTGACAGAGATCATGTCCAACGTGCAGCTCAACAGCAACTTCTTGGCCTTGGCTCGGGAG CTGGACATCATGGAGCCCAAGGTGCCTGATGACATCTATAAAACCCACCTAGAGAACAACA GGTTTGGGGGCAGTGGCTCTCAGGTAGACTCTGCTCGCATGAATCTGGCCTCCTCTTTTGTGAACGGCTTTGTGAATGCAGCCTTTGGTCAGGACAAGCTGCTGACTGATGATGGCAACAAATGGCTTTACAAGAACAAGGACCATG GGATGTTGAGTGCAGCTGCATCGCTTGGCATGATTctgctgtgggatgtggatgGCGGCCTCACCCAGATTGACAAGTACCTGTACTCCTCTGAGGACTACATCAAG TCAGGAGCTCTCCTTGCCTGTGGCATCGTGAACTCTGGGGTCAGAAATGAGTGTGACCCTGCTCTGGCACTGCTCTCAGACTATGTTCTCCACAACAGCAACACCATGAGACTTGGTTCCATCTTTGG ATTAGGCTTGGCCTATGCTGGCTCAAATCGTGAAGATGTTTTAACATTGCTCCTGCCCGTCATGGGAGACTCCAAGTCTAGCATGGAG GTGGCAGGTGTGACAGCCCTAGCCTGTGGCATGATAGCAGTGGGATCCTGCAATGGCGACGTTACCTCCACTATCCTTCAGACCATCATGGAGAAGTCAGAGACAGAGCTCAAGGACACTTACGCCCGTTGGCTTCCTCTTGGACTGGGGCTGAACCACTTGG GGAAGGGCGAGGCCATCGAGGCAATCCTGGCTGCACTGGAGGTCGTGTCAGAGCCGTTCCGCAGTTTTGCCAACACACTGGTGGATGTGTGCGCCTATGCAG GCTCTGGGAACGTGCTGAAGGTGcagcagctgctccacatctgtaGTGAGCACTTTGACTccaaggaaaaggaggaagacaaggacaagaaggagaagaaggacaAGGACAAGAAGGAGGCCCCTGCGGACATGGGAGCGCATCAG GGCGTGGCTGTTCTGGGGATTGCCCTGATTGCCATGGGAGAGGAGATTGGTGCAGAGATGGCACTACGAACCTTTGGTCACTTG CTGAGATACGGGGAGCCTACACTCCGCCGGGCTGTGCCTTTAGCACTGGCCCTCATCTCTGTGTCAAATCCACGGCTCAACATCCTGGATACTCTAAGCAAATTCTCTCATGATGCTGATCCAGAAGTTTCCTATAATTCCATTTTTGCCATGGGCATGGTGGGCAGTG GTACCAATAATGCCCGCCTGGCTGCGATGCTACGCCAGTTAGCCCAATATCATGCCAAGGACCCCAACAACCTCTTCATGGTGCGCTTGGCACAG gGCCTGACACATTTAGGGAAGGGCACTCTTACCCTCTGCCCCTACCACAGTGACCGGCAGCTTATGAGTcaagtggctgtggctgggctgctTACTGTGCTTGTCTCTTTCCTGGATGTTCGCAATA TCATTCTAGGCAAATCGCACTACGTACTGTATGGACTGGTGGCTGCCATGCAGCCCCGAATGCTGGTTACGTTTGATGAGGAGCTGCGGCCGTTGCCAGTGTCTGTCCGTGTGGGCCAG GCAGTGGATGTTGTGGGCCAGGCCGGCAAGCCTAAGACCATCACAGGGTTCCAGACACATACAACCCCAGTGTTGTTGGCCCATGGGGAACGAGCAGAATTGGCCACTGAGGAGTTTCTTCCTGTTACTCCCATTCTGGAAGGTTTTGTTATCCTTCGGAAGAATCCCAACTATGACCTCTAG